Proteins encoded by one window of Tubulanus polymorphus chromosome 7, tnTubPoly1.2, whole genome shotgun sequence:
- the LOC141909010 gene encoding uncharacterized protein LOC141909010 has product MLIECPPGAVGRYVVLMKQNAIGSPLTVCEVQVYGTLKQLMPTTTLSTTTRLKKIVPTTTLSATASESTFTVITTLAATDAPVDAFPVIAVAVGSAMGALVLLIGLIFLILRLLKKPPFQQTKVHEFTTEDNSEDWSDSESDFGSATPRSITSITAVHPNIVSG; this is encoded by the exons ATGCTGATAGAATGTCCACCTGGTGCTGTAGGTCGGTATGTCGTGTTGATGAAACAGAACGCTATCGGGAGCCCTCTTACAGTCTGTGAGGTTCAGGTTTACGGGACACTGAAGCAACTTATGCCAACTAcgacattatcaacaaccacGAGACTAAAGAAAATTGTGCCAACTACGACATTATCAGCGACCGCATCAGAATCAACCTTCACAG TGATCACCACACTCGCCGCTACTGATGCACCAGTAGATGCATTCCCTGTAATAGCAGTTGCAGTTGGTTCTGCTATGGGTGCTCTAGTTCTTCTGATCGGACTGATATTTCTGATACTCAGATTGCTGAAAAAACCTCCGTTCCAACAAACTAAAGTACACGAATTCACAACAGAAGACAATTCAGAAGACTGGTCCGATTCTGAATCGGATTTTGGTTCAGCCACTCCACGATCGATTACTTCAATAACAGCCGTTCATCCTAACATCGTTTCcggatag
- the LOC141908415 gene encoding uncharacterized protein LOC141908415, with amino-acid sequence MAPVSTSNMGPELAIDGRHEPEAFSKPYSCSEAKPDWWDWAWWYLDLGESYDIREVLVLARQNAFSNEYVEVIVTDLFQNAAEANPDNYTLCDVGELVTGRVTRFICTSEASGRYVIIRRITKRKYGFSICEVEVYSRNSFENLAARKSAQFRVGGNESNLVPALAVDSSRQTEPDSYYNSFYSICAVSDNAKQNWWHVDLAKLHHIRKVIVVASATPLADYRMSYLEGYLTTEFHGQLIKPTDFGVKFLFRKTGLIGFGEHFLILTNEIGRHVVIQQGLDQPSIRLALCEVEVYGNPLIGENLALGRRIMVGGDQWYGPESGTVVSPMLDGRRDTEYTGSSSSNVDFIVVDLSGWFNIKTVVLITGSNGIGKLMSGGTG; translated from the exons ATGGCGCCTGTATCCACATCGAACATGGGACCGGAACTAGCAATCGATGGTCGCCACGAACCGGAAGCGTTCTCGAAACCGTACTCGTGTTCTGAGGCTAAACCTGATTGGTGGGATTGGGCCTGGTGGTATCTGGATCTAGGTGAATCGTATGATATCAGAGAAGTGCTCGTTTTAGCTCGTCAGAATG CGTTCAGTAACGAATACGTCGAGGTGATTGTTACGGATCTATTTCAAAACGCAGCAGAAGCGAATCCGGATAATTACACGTTGTGTGACGTCGGTGAACTAGTGACGGGACGAGTCACGAGGTTTATCTGTACATCTGAAGCTTCCGGTCGTTACGTCATCATTCGACGAATAACGAAACGAAAATACGGATTTTCAATCTGTGAAGTTGAAGTTTATTCGCGAAATAGTTTCG aaaactTAGCGGCTCGAAAGTCTGCACAATTCCGAGTCGGTGGCAATGAATCGAATTTAGTGCCTGCATTAGCCGTCGATTCGAGTCGACAAACTGAACCTGATTCGTATTATAACAGTTTCTACTCAATCTGTGCAGTTTCTGATAACGCGAAACAGAATTGGTGGCACGTTGACTTAGCGAAACTACATCACATTCGTAAAGTAATCGTCGTCGCAAGCGCCACTCCACTCGCAG ACTACAGAATGTCGTACCTAGAGGGTTATTTGACTACTGAGTTTCACGGACAGCTAATAAAACCAACAGACTTCGGTGTGAAATTCCTATTCCGAAAAACTGGTCTCATAGGATTCGGcgaacattttctgatattaaCCAATGAAATCGGTCGACACGTAGTCATCCAACAGGGTCTGGATCAGCCGTCGATTCGACTAGCTCTATGTGAAGTAGAGGTATATGGGAACCCGTTAATCGGCG AAAACCTTGCGTTAGGTCGTAGAATAATGGTCGGTGGTGATCAATGGTACGGACCAGAATCGGGAACAGTTGTCAGTCCGATGCTGGACGGCCGGAGGGATACGGAATATACAGGGTCCAGCAGCAGCAACGTGGATTTCATTGTAGTCGATCTTTCTGGCTGGTTCAATATCAAAACTGTTGTTCTGATTACAGGATCGAATGGTATTGGAAAACTAATGTCGGGTGGAACAGGTTAA